From Sporosarcina sp. Marseille-Q4943, the proteins below share one genomic window:
- a CDS encoding S66 peptidase family protein yields the protein MIIPEKLKRGDEIRIIAPSRSASILSVEGVQIAKEKLENLGFVVSFGKHVFDKDLQHSTSIQQRVEDLHEAFRDENVKGILTVIGGFNSNELLPYINYEIIKENPKIFCGYSDITAIGTAISTQSGLVTYSGPHFSSFQMKKAQEYQTHFFTQCLMQGAPFELKPSEQWSDDAWYLDQENRIFEKTEWKTYNGGIASGELWGGNLCTLNLLQGTKYMPSIENAILFVEDDDMTIPETFARDLTSLLQNTDSIKALIIGRFQRASKITEEQLLFILDKHPMLKEIPVLYNVDFGHTQPMFTFPIGGEIQVDASKCLLKLVRF from the coding sequence ATGATAATACCAGAGAAATTGAAGCGGGGAGATGAGATACGGATCATTGCACCAAGTCGCAGTGCAAGCATTCTATCCGTGGAAGGCGTTCAGATTGCAAAGGAAAAGTTGGAGAACTTAGGTTTCGTCGTCTCTTTCGGCAAACATGTTTTTGACAAAGACCTTCAACACTCCACTTCCATTCAGCAAAGAGTGGAGGATCTGCATGAGGCATTCCGAGACGAAAATGTAAAAGGAATTTTGACGGTCATTGGTGGTTTCAATTCAAATGAACTTCTGCCTTACATCAATTACGAGATAATAAAAGAAAATCCAAAAATCTTCTGCGGATACAGTGATATTACCGCAATCGGAACAGCGATATCGACGCAAAGTGGTTTGGTCACTTACTCAGGACCTCATTTCTCCAGCTTTCAAATGAAAAAAGCACAGGAATACCAAACACATTTCTTTACTCAATGTCTAATGCAAGGTGCACCGTTTGAACTGAAGCCATCTGAACAATGGAGCGACGATGCTTGGTATTTGGATCAAGAAAACCGGATTTTTGAGAAGACCGAGTGGAAAACGTATAATGGCGGAATCGCAAGCGGCGAGTTATGGGGTGGGAATTTATGCACGCTGAATTTGCTGCAGGGCACCAAGTATATGCCGAGCATTGAAAATGCAATCTTGTTTGTCGAGGATGATGATATGACAATTCCCGAAACATTCGCGAGGGATTTAACTTCCTTATTGCAGAATACTGACTCAATCAAAGCTCTCATAATCGGCAGATTTCAACGAGCGTCAAAAATAACAGAGGAGCAATTGCTGTTCATTCTCGATAAGCATCCAATGTTAAAGGAGATTCCTGTTTTATATAACGTGGATTTCGGCCACACACAGCCGATGTTTACATTTCCTATTGGCGGAGAGATACAGGTGGATGCTTCGAAGTGTTTATTGAAACTAGTCAGGTTCTAA
- a CDS encoding GNAT family N-acetyltransferase, whose amino-acid sequence MKIRKLQRDEMPPYDLLLLADPSRELVETYITEGECYVAEDNDDIIGVFVIVPLTKETVEIKNIAVSEDRQGQGIGKKLLQEAIGVSKSNGYDNIEIGTGNSSIGQLALYQKCGFRIAGVIKDFFIQHYDEIIMENGILCKDMIRLRLEIQ is encoded by the coding sequence ATGAAGATAAGAAAATTGCAGCGTGATGAAATGCCGCCATATGATTTGCTCTTACTAGCCGATCCATCTCGAGAGCTCGTAGAAACCTACATAACAGAAGGCGAATGTTATGTCGCGGAAGATAACGATGACATAATTGGAGTCTTTGTAATCGTTCCGTTAACCAAAGAGACGGTGGAGATTAAAAACATCGCGGTTAGCGAAGACAGGCAAGGGCAGGGGATTGGCAAGAAATTGCTGCAAGAAGCAATTGGCGTTTCGAAAAGCAATGGCTATGACAATATTGAAATCGGAACGGGGAATTCGAGCATTGGTCAGCTTGCGCTCTATCAGAAATGTGGATTTCGCATTGCGGGCGTGATCAAAGACTTCTTTATTCAGCATTACGATGAAATCATCATGGAAAACGGTATTCTATGCAAGGACATGATACGGCTTAGATTGGAAATTCAGTAA
- a CDS encoding NUDIX hydrolase: MPVMYVDWGPRGGTNLKLTWMQNFMPDRELITSVHAFCFHEGQLLMVNLNDRGWDFPGGHIEAGESPVACVCREVMEEAYVAGDSTLLGAIEVNHEENPIWNPSSPYPKVGYQVFYGMDITEFLPFDAGFESSERKLIRPEEVGIYYKGWHDLYQVIMDAAMQIQGLSIE, translated from the coding sequence ATGCCGGTTATGTATGTTGATTGGGGACCGCGGGGAGGTACTAATTTAAAGCTCACGTGGATGCAAAATTTTATGCCGGACCGAGAGTTAATCACTAGCGTCCATGCTTTTTGTTTTCATGAAGGACAGCTGCTAATGGTTAACTTGAACGACCGTGGTTGGGATTTTCCGGGAGGTCATATTGAAGCCGGCGAATCGCCGGTAGCGTGTGTCTGTCGCGAAGTGATGGAAGAGGCCTATGTAGCGGGTGATTCCACACTTCTCGGTGCAATCGAAGTAAATCATGAAGAAAATCCAATATGGAATCCATCCAGCCCCTATCCGAAAGTGGGCTATCAAGTATTTTATGGAATGGATATTACAGAATTTCTCCCATTTGATGCGGGTTTTGAATCATCGGAACGAAAGCTGATTCGGCCGGAAGAGGTCGGCATCTATTATAAGGGTTGGCACGATTTGTATCAGGTGATTATGGATGCGGCGATGCAAATTCAAGGATTATCTATTGAATAA
- a CDS encoding nucleotidyltransferase domain-containing protein, with the protein MKRMKRMKPLFAAKRFVDEYYPHCQAAVLAGSVVRGEDTPTSDLDIVIFDNQIEEAYRESRIEYGWPIEVFVHSLTSYKTYFRSDAERARPSLPRMVAEGIVLEDSGILSNIKNEAAELLHEGPALWSEQIVTIKRYMLTDALGDLIGTQNEAEALFIANTLAEAIHEFVLRTNGQWIGASKWIVRALKEYDEDFADRFVTAFDAFYKTGNREGIIRLTDDVLAPFGGRLFEGYSIGK; encoded by the coding sequence ATGAAAAGGATGAAAAGAATGAAACCATTATTTGCAGCCAAACGATTTGTTGATGAATACTACCCTCATTGCCAAGCTGCAGTCTTGGCGGGAAGTGTCGTCAGAGGAGAAGATACACCAACATCAGATTTGGATATCGTCATTTTTGATAATCAAATCGAAGAAGCCTATCGTGAGTCCCGTATCGAATACGGCTGGCCGATTGAAGTGTTTGTACATTCTTTAACCTCCTATAAAACCTATTTTCGAAGTGATGCGGAACGAGCACGTCCTAGCTTGCCGCGAATGGTGGCGGAAGGAATTGTATTAGAGGATTCTGGCATTTTATCAAACATCAAAAACGAAGCTGCGGAACTGTTGCATGAAGGGCCTGCCCTTTGGTCGGAACAGATTGTGACAATCAAGCGATATATGTTGACAGATGCGCTCGGGGATCTGATAGGCACGCAAAACGAGGCGGAAGCGCTCTTCATTGCCAATACACTCGCTGAAGCGATTCATGAATTTGTACTTCGAACGAACGGGCAGTGGATCGGCGCATCCAAATGGATTGTTCGAGCACTAAAAGAATACGACGAGGATTTTGCCGATCGATTTGTGACAGCATTTGATGCATTTTACAAGACGGGTAATCGGGAAGGGATTATTAGGTTAACCGATGATGTGTTAGCGCCGTTTGGCGGAAGGCTATTTGAAGGGTATTCTATTGGAAAGTGA
- a CDS encoding NUDIX domain-containing protein — MNIVGSECTLRNRGSAVLIEKDKVAVIKRNRDDEEYYVFPGGGIEDGESPEQATIREALEELGVHIEVIDYLGTVEFNGKQHYFLAKIVGGIFGTGKGEEYEESRKRGQYEPMWIPISKLSLLDVRPMEIVKSIYERMEI, encoded by the coding sequence TTGAATATAGTAGGAAGTGAGTGCACTCTGAGAAATCGAGGTTCTGCCGTACTTATTGAAAAGGACAAGGTCGCAGTCATTAAGAGAAATCGTGATGATGAGGAGTATTACGTTTTTCCGGGCGGTGGAATTGAAGACGGTGAAAGTCCTGAACAAGCAACAATCCGGGAAGCACTCGAGGAGTTGGGTGTTCATATTGAGGTAATAGACTATCTTGGCACTGTTGAATTCAATGGAAAACAACACTATTTCTTGGCGAAGATTGTCGGCGGGATATTCGGAACAGGTAAAGGCGAGGAATATGAAGAGAGCCGTAAACGTGGACAATATGAGCCGATGTGGATACCAATTTCCAAGCTTTCCTTGCTGGATGTCCGCCCGATGGAAATTGTGAAAAGTATATATGAAAGAATGGAAATCTGA
- a CDS encoding helix-turn-helix domain-containing protein encodes MLDTRKIGSYISKLRKERDWTQVEMADRLNVSHQAVSKWERGESLPDIGTLMNIGQAFGVSVDELMNGGAKREGSAYVHNLGRIMKGISEDRREEVAEMINTGEADMDELIEVAPLLRASELAAVTERVDKNLFNEDMIVRLAPFVETELLDELVLQAMKDSVELELIGKLAPFVSSEALGKLLDKAVTEGVEFDAVVRLAPFVEKESLDRLALQAMEDGIELQHIGKLAPFVSREALWNLLDQAVTDNVDYDAVIKLAPFIGRNHVDKLIDRAVSEDLEWGFVVKLAPFCSRAMLNQLAERGKDCELDSSRLVSLAPFIDREVLSRIVDRMDMSKFAPETVAELAPFVDKGTLSKWIQGLLVN; translated from the coding sequence GTGTTGGATACACGAAAAATCGGGAGTTATATTTCCAAGCTTCGAAAAGAGCGGGATTGGACGCAGGTGGAGATGGCGGATCGGTTGAATGTGAGTCATCAGGCAGTTTCGAAATGGGAGCGGGGGGAATCGTTGCCTGACATAGGGACATTGATGAACATCGGACAGGCTTTTGGTGTGTCGGTGGATGAATTGATGAATGGGGGTGCCAAGCGGGAAGGTTCGGCATATGTCCATAATCTTGGTCGGATCATGAAGGGAATTTCTGAGGATCGACGCGAGGAGGTCGCGGAAATGATCAATACGGGCGAAGCGGATATGGATGAATTGATCGAAGTCGCCCCTTTATTGAGAGCAAGTGAATTGGCTGCAGTTACGGAGCGGGTCGATAAAAACTTATTCAATGAGGATATGATTGTGAGGCTCGCGCCATTTGTGGAAACGGAGTTATTGGATGAACTCGTGCTCCAGGCGATGAAGGACAGTGTTGAATTGGAACTGATCGGAAAACTGGCTCCGTTTGTTAGCAGTGAAGCGTTGGGGAAATTGCTGGACAAGGCTGTTACAGAAGGAGTGGAATTTGATGCCGTCGTTCGGCTGGCACCTTTTGTAGAAAAAGAGTCATTGGATAGGCTCGCTCTCCAGGCGATGGAGGATGGCATTGAATTGCAGCATATTGGAAAACTGGCTCCCTTTGTTAGCAGGGAAGCGTTGTGGAACTTACTCGATCAGGCTGTTACAGATAATGTAGATTACGATGCTGTTATCAAGCTTGCACCGTTTATCGGAAGAAACCATGTAGATAAATTGATAGATCGGGCAGTTAGCGAGGACCTGGAATGGGGTTTTGTCGTCAAATTGGCTCCGTTTTGCAGTCGAGCGATGTTGAATCAATTGGCGGAACGGGGGAAAGATTGCGAATTGGATTCAAGTCGCTTAGTTTCCCTTGCACCTTTCATTGACAGGGAGGTCCTTAGTAGAATTGTGGATCGGATGGACATGAGCAAGTTTGCTCCGGAGACTGTAGCAGAATTAGCGCCGTTTGTGGATAAAGGGACGTTAAGCAAATGGATTCAAGGTCTGTTGGTAAACTGA
- a CDS encoding NUDIX hydrolase — MSTIWLDWARRIQALSQSGLAFSKDIYDIERYEELRTISAEIMAEYTNLEINKIKDLFTNETGYQTPKVDVRGVVFKNDQILMVKENIDDKWALPGGFCDIELSPSENIVKEIKEESGYDVIPVKLIALLDKNKHPHPPEPYHYYKIFILCEIIGGEPAAGPETNQVEFFAEHNLPPLSTKRNTESQIKTMFEFLRDPEKETIVD; from the coding sequence ATGAGTACTATATGGTTGGATTGGGCAAGAAGAATTCAGGCCTTGTCTCAGTCAGGATTAGCCTTTTCGAAAGATATCTATGATATCGAACGCTATGAAGAATTACGTACTATTAGTGCAGAGATTATGGCAGAGTATACTAATCTTGAAATAAATAAAATTAAGGACTTATTTACAAATGAAACAGGCTACCAGACTCCAAAAGTGGACGTTCGAGGTGTCGTTTTTAAAAATGATCAAATATTAATGGTGAAAGAAAATATCGATGATAAATGGGCTTTACCGGGTGGATTTTGTGACATTGAATTGTCCCCTTCGGAAAATATAGTTAAGGAGATTAAAGAGGAATCTGGATATGATGTGATTCCGGTAAAGTTAATCGCCTTGCTGGATAAAAACAAGCACCCTCATCCTCCGGAACCGTATCATTACTATAAAATTTTTATTTTGTGTGAAATTATTGGAGGGGAGCCTGCTGCAGGACCCGAAACGAATCAAGTTGAGTTTTTTGCGGAACATAATTTACCGCCACTTTCTACGAAAAGGAATACCGAGTCTCAAATTAAAACAATGTTCGAATTTTTAAGGGACCCTGAAAAGGAAACGATAGTTGATTGA
- a CDS encoding DUF817 domain-containing protein, which produces MKIVKGSEHKTLIPQKPIGARAIQAAEQLIRFGWEQALSCLFPVVIFASLALTKLIPLPLLPRYDWLLVICLLMQWWMVRSGLETRDELKVITLFHLVGLTLEIFKVNMGSWSYPEEGYFKILGVPLYSGFMYASVASYLCQAWRRLDVDLIKWPPFWMVVPLASAIYLNFFTHHFWIDVRWWLSALVIIVFWKSWVSYKVNGIPYRMPIALSFVLIGFFIWVAENIATFFGAWQYPNQADAWSLVHLGKVSSWLLLVIVSFLIVATLKLVKRRIP; this is translated from the coding sequence ATGAAAATAGTCAAAGGAAGCGAACATAAGACACTCATTCCGCAAAAGCCTATTGGAGCTCGCGCCATACAAGCAGCAGAACAACTCATCCGCTTTGGCTGGGAGCAAGCCCTCTCCTGTTTGTTCCCTGTCGTCATTTTCGCCTCTTTGGCACTGACAAAGCTCATACCGCTTCCTTTGCTGCCGCGGTATGATTGGCTCCTTGTCATCTGCCTGCTCATGCAGTGGTGGATGGTGCGCTCAGGACTTGAAACGCGGGACGAGCTTAAGGTGATTACATTATTCCACCTTGTCGGACTAACTCTTGAAATCTTTAAGGTGAATATGGGTTCATGGTCTTATCCAGAGGAAGGGTATTTCAAAATTTTGGGTGTGCCTTTGTATAGCGGTTTCATGTACGCAAGCGTCGCGAGTTATTTATGCCAAGCGTGGAGGAGGCTCGATGTCGACCTTATTAAATGGCCGCCGTTTTGGATGGTAGTTCCTCTTGCTTCTGCGATCTATTTGAACTTCTTCACCCACCATTTTTGGATTGACGTTCGTTGGTGGCTATCTGCACTTGTCATCATCGTCTTTTGGAAATCGTGGGTTAGTTATAAGGTGAATGGAATTCCGTATCGTATGCCGATTGCGCTTTCATTTGTCCTCATCGGATTTTTCATATGGGTAGCGGAAAATATCGCAACGTTCTTTGGCGCGTGGCAATATCCAAACCAAGCAGACGCATGGAGCCTCGTCCACCTTGGAAAAGTCAGCTCATGGCTTTTATTAGTCATTGTCAGCTTTCTTATCGTAGCAACGTTGAAGCTAGTTAAGAGAAGAATTCCGTAA
- a CDS encoding YdeI/OmpD-associated family protein, translating into MNSEKTIIEKLGLHKYERIAVLNKPDDIDEFKGLSYDVKLKKESYQCVFIFIFTLDQFAEQAKLLIEKRIIENNGYAFFAYPKKGNKQHEQYIERDLFYENLAIDEDGYLSGSDLKFSRMVSLNEVFTVVGLKAVKKKAATKGATPASQCVDDYIVHIDDIKTHLSSNEAILGIYNALTFGYQKDWARYVYSAKRQETQEKRLAEMEMILAEGYKSKDLYRQKK; encoded by the coding sequence TTGAACTCTGAAAAAACGATTATCGAGAAATTAGGTTTGCACAAATATGAAAGAATTGCAGTGCTGAATAAACCGGATGACATTGATGAGTTTAAAGGTCTGAGCTACGATGTCAAACTGAAGAAGGAAAGCTATCAGTGCGTATTCATCTTTATCTTCACATTGGATCAATTTGCAGAACAAGCCAAACTCTTGATTGAAAAGCGCATCATTGAGAATAATGGATACGCCTTTTTCGCTTACCCGAAGAAGGGGAATAAGCAACATGAACAATATATTGAGAGAGATTTGTTTTATGAGAACCTAGCGATTGACGAAGATGGATATTTGAGCGGCAGTGATTTGAAGTTCTCGCGCATGGTCAGTTTGAATGAAGTGTTTACTGTCGTCGGGTTGAAAGCGGTCAAGAAAAAGGCTGCGACAAAAGGTGCGACCCCAGCTAGTCAATGTGTCGATGATTATATCGTTCACATTGATGATATTAAAACCCATCTGTCATCCAACGAAGCAATCTTGGGGATATACAATGCACTGACATTCGGCTATCAGAAGGATTGGGCGCGTTATGTGTATAGCGCCAAGAGGCAAGAGACGCAGGAGAAGAGACTTGCTGAAATGGAAATGATTTTGGCAGAAGGCTATAAGTCGAAAGATCTTTATCGGCAGAAGAAATGA
- a CDS encoding GrpB family protein has product MLGLNKDVVALTPYRQEWKELFLQEKVLLESLIGEYIVDIEHIGSTAIEGIAAKPMLDILIGLRSLDDVKKFDKHCLKKADIYHLGRVEIDGKEVFAKFSDLEELTKTHVYHVVEYGGDWWKQHTFFRDYLNKHPDIAQKYAALKKKLALKYPDNERKYTDAKKAFVDDVLRNAED; this is encoded by the coding sequence ATGTTAGGCCTGAACAAAGATGTCGTTGCATTAACACCATATCGTCAAGAATGGAAAGAGCTTTTCTTGCAGGAGAAGGTGTTATTGGAATCACTCATTGGCGAATATATTGTTGACATTGAGCATATTGGAAGCACAGCGATCGAAGGAATAGCGGCTAAGCCGATGCTCGATATCCTGATCGGGCTTCGCTCGTTGGATGATGTGAAGAAATTTGATAAGCACTGTTTGAAGAAGGCGGATATTTACCATTTGGGTCGAGTGGAAATTGACGGGAAGGAGGTCTTTGCCAAGTTCTCCGATTTGGAGGAATTGACGAAGACTCACGTCTATCACGTCGTTGAATATGGTGGTGACTGGTGGAAGCAACATACATTCTTCAGGGATTATCTAAATAAACATCCTGATATCGCGCAAAAATACGCAGCGTTAAAAAAGAAACTAGCATTGAAATATCCAGATAATGAACGGAAATATACAGACGCAAAGAAGGCATTTGTAGATGATGTGCTGAGAAATGCTGAGGATTGA
- a CDS encoding AAA family ATPase, whose translation MIIMINGAFGAGKTSVANELLRRLDGAMLFDPEEVGFMLRHIIPDEMKLEGEKTGDFQDLEMWKPMTVEVARQLRETYGKDLIVPMTIYNEDYFNAIHNGFLKIDSETHHFCLTAKKETIHQRLLERGEEEGNWCFAQTDKCLAGFENACFKQFIPTDDVGIEEIADFICKEIGVKSTC comes from the coding sequence ATGATCATTATGATTAACGGAGCATTCGGTGCCGGAAAGACATCCGTTGCGAATGAACTCTTGCGCAGATTGGATGGGGCGATGCTGTTTGATCCGGAAGAAGTTGGATTCATGCTCAGGCATATCATTCCAGACGAAATGAAATTGGAAGGCGAGAAAACGGGGGATTTTCAAGACTTGGAAATGTGGAAGCCGATGACGGTCGAAGTGGCAAGACAGCTTCGAGAAACTTACGGCAAGGATTTGATCGTGCCAATGACGATTTACAATGAGGATTACTTCAATGCAATTCATAACGGATTTTTAAAGATCGATTCAGAGACGCACCATTTCTGTTTGACCGCAAAGAAGGAAACGATCCATCAGCGGCTGCTCGAACGAGGTGAAGAGGAAGGCAATTGGTGCTTCGCGCAAACGGATAAATGCCTCGCAGGCTTTGAAAACGCCTGCTTTAAACAATTCATCCCGACTGACGATGTGGGAATTGAAGAGATTGCGGATTTCATTTGCAAGGAGATAGGGGTGAAGTCAACATGTTAG
- a CDS encoding VanW family protein yields the protein MVSLQPIKRSKLRIFAGKKAYRMKRYGEWLFDGKKYARKKLDEKHPYMIKKHRTPLLRQLKGVDMQLQRNKIINLQIAAKRLHKVVIEPGETFSYWRLIGNTTKRKGYVDGMILHYGKVTVGTGGGLCQLSNLIYWITLHTPLTVTERYRHSYDVFPDANRSQPFGSGATCAYNYLDLQIKNETQTPFQLIVYLTDTHLNGEWRSIAPATRTYEIYEKEHHFTRELWGGYVRHNSIFRKVYDVDGNQIDDEFVTENHAITMYEPFLTYEGDGK from the coding sequence ATGGTTTCATTACAACCGATAAAACGAAGCAAGCTCAGGATATTCGCAGGAAAGAAAGCATATAGAATGAAGCGCTATGGTGAATGGCTGTTTGACGGAAAAAAATACGCGCGCAAAAAACTGGATGAAAAGCATCCCTACATGATCAAAAAGCATCGGACCCCTTTGTTGAGGCAATTGAAGGGTGTCGATATGCAGCTGCAGAGGAATAAAATCATCAATTTACAAATCGCCGCAAAACGTTTGCATAAAGTCGTCATCGAGCCAGGGGAGACATTTTCATACTGGCGCCTGATCGGCAATACGACGAAGCGGAAAGGGTATGTGGACGGCATGATCTTGCATTATGGAAAAGTGACTGTCGGCACAGGCGGTGGGCTTTGCCAGCTGTCGAACCTCATCTATTGGATTACGTTGCATACGCCGCTGACCGTGACAGAGCGCTATCGCCACAGTTACGACGTTTTTCCGGATGCGAACCGAAGTCAGCCGTTCGGCAGCGGGGCGACGTGTGCTTACAACTATTTGGATTTGCAAATAAAGAACGAAACGCAAACCCCATTTCAACTGATCGTCTATTTGACGGATACTCACCTCAACGGGGAATGGCGTTCGATTGCACCAGCTACCCGAACATACGAGATTTACGAGAAAGAGCATCATTTCACAAGGGAATTATGGGGCGGCTATGTCCGTCATAATTCAATTTTTCGGAAAGTTTACGACGTAGATGGGAACCAGATCGACGACGAATTCGTCACAGAGAATCATGCGATAACAATGTATGAGCCGTTTCTTACATATGAGGGGGATGGGAAATGA
- a CDS encoding ABC transporter ATP-binding protein, with protein sequence MEIVRVSNLQKAYGENKVLRGIDFTANAGEVIGVIGKNGAGKSTFLEILMTLKPYDSGNVAVLNTELHALSTSQLEHIRKNISAVLQPTQFYKTLKVIELLKLFKAYYSSSVDIEQIISDFKLEPHRKKYFDKLSGGWKQIVSLAIAFLSEPKLLILDEPTTGLDPHMRNTLWTYITDYNKRTGGTVILTTHNMDEVELYCDKVMLLNDGVNEVFDSTEGILSTGYKSINEFYLSKVTI encoded by the coding sequence ATGGAAATTGTGCGCGTCAGCAATTTGCAAAAGGCGTATGGGGAGAACAAAGTTTTACGGGGAATTGATTTTACAGCAAATGCTGGAGAAGTCATCGGAGTCATCGGCAAAAACGGGGCCGGCAAATCAACGTTTTTAGAAATATTGATGACGCTGAAACCGTATGACAGTGGAAATGTCGCCGTATTAAATACGGAACTGCATGCTTTATCCACCAGCCAGCTCGAACATATACGAAAGAACATTTCAGCAGTTCTGCAGCCGACGCAGTTTTACAAAACGCTAAAAGTGATCGAGTTGCTGAAGCTGTTCAAAGCGTATTACAGCTCGTCCGTCGATATCGAACAAATTATCTCAGATTTCAAATTGGAGCCGCATCGGAAAAAGTACTTCGATAAACTATCGGGCGGCTGGAAGCAGATTGTCAGTTTAGCGATCGCTTTTTTATCCGAACCGAAATTGCTCATTTTGGATGAGCCGACGACCGGTCTTGACCCTCATATGCGCAATACGCTTTGGACGTATATTACCGACTACAACAAACGTACAGGCGGCACGGTCATTTTGACGACGCACAACATGGACGAAGTCGAATTGTATTGCGACAAAGTGATGCTCCTGAACGACGGCGTCAATGAAGTATTTGATTCAACAGAAGGAATCTTGTCCACTGGCTATAAATCAATCAACGAATTTTATCTTTCAAAGGTAACGATATAA
- a CDS encoding ABC transporter permease: MLATQLKYDLLMFTREIFYMVFTIIVPPVTYLFMGQLFGDVTYAGNLNYAETYTPSFILLITFGVVFFAFGFDQVMNRTTGVEKRIMLSPVPKRTLLLSSILKSIIITSLGYFLVFFIGLIAYDLSFQPLNFVLAFGTFMLLNAALLVISSAIYSLFTSMNAALVFSIVIFQVVMFTGGFTMPISMMPKFVQVIADFNPLFHMNQLFIAVWNGQLEWNGATFISIGYILIVTTISLVILHFGNRLRKSSLKWYPTNRNRGEDVRNEGYTGH; encoded by the coding sequence ATGTTGGCGACTCAATTGAAGTACGACTTGCTCATGTTTACACGGGAGATCTTTTATATGGTGTTCACGATCATCGTTCCGCCGGTGACGTATCTTTTCATGGGGCAGCTCTTCGGGGACGTAACGTATGCAGGCAATCTCAATTATGCCGAAACGTACACCCCTTCCTTCATTTTACTCATTACATTCGGCGTCGTCTTTTTCGCATTCGGGTTCGATCAAGTGATGAACCGGACGACCGGCGTTGAAAAGCGTATCATGTTATCGCCAGTGCCAAAAAGGACATTGTTGCTGTCGAGCATCTTGAAGTCGATCATCATTACGAGTCTCGGATACTTCCTAGTTTTCTTCATCGGCTTGATCGCTTATGACCTTTCATTCCAGCCGCTCAACTTCGTCTTGGCATTCGGGACGTTCATGTTATTGAATGCAGCATTGCTCGTCATCTCTTCGGCAATCTACTCTCTGTTCACTAGCATGAATGCCGCATTGGTCTTCTCGATTGTCATCTTTCAAGTCGTAATGTTCACGGGCGGCTTCACGATGCCGATCAGTATGATGCCGAAATTTGTGCAAGTCATTGCCGATTTCAACCCGCTCTTTCATATGAATCAACTCTTCATCGCCGTTTGGAACGGACAGCTGGAATGGAACGGGGCGACGTTCATTTCCATCGGATATATACTGATCGTTACAACGATTTCTCTAGTCATTCTGCACTTTGGAAATAGACTGCGAAAATCTTCCTTGAAATGGTATCCTACTAATAGGAACCGAGGAGAGGATGTGCGGAATGAAGGTTACACTGGACATTGA
- a CDS encoding LytTR family DNA-binding domain-containing protein: MKVTLDIDEVYEETKVTIHCNEMDESIKEILDFLKGKKTEFLVGRDGEMQHILKPDDIHYFHTEKEGVVAVTAAGSFSLKEKLYELEEMLPSPKFIRLSKSVIANLHELSRFEASFNGTLVVHFKSGAKEYVSRTYVSGIKEALKMNRRKNG; this comes from the coding sequence ATGAAGGTTACACTGGACATTGATGAAGTTTACGAGGAGACAAAAGTGACGATCCATTGCAATGAAATGGATGAATCGATAAAAGAGATCCTTGATTTTTTGAAGGGGAAGAAGACGGAGTTTCTCGTTGGAAGAGATGGCGAGATGCAGCATATTTTGAAGCCGGACGACATTCATTACTTTCACACGGAAAAGGAGGGCGTCGTGGCAGTCACTGCCGCGGGCTCCTTTTCATTGAAAGAGAAGCTTTACGAGCTTGAAGAAATGTTACCTTCTCCGAAATTCATCAGGCTATCGAAGTCGGTTATCGCCAATCTCCATGAGCTAAGTCGATTTGAAGCCTCTTTTAATGGCACGCTCGTCGTCCACTTTAAATCTGGGGCCAAGGAGTATGTGTCGCGGACATACGTGAGCGGCATCAAGGAAGCGCTCAAAATGAACAGGAGGAAAAATGGATGA